The proteins below are encoded in one region of Amycolatopsis magusensis:
- a CDS encoding metal-dependent transcriptional regulator, with protein sequence MNELIDTTEMYLRTIYELEEEGVVPLRARIAERLQQSGPTVSQTVARMERDGLVIVADDRHLKLTDHGRELAIAVMRKHRLAERLLLDVIGLEWEHVHKEACRWEHVMSEAVERKLVKLLNNPTTSPYGNPIPGLDKLGAGDPAPDAESDLVRLDEFARAGGGKVEIRRIAEHVQQDETLMTELNSVGLVPGQTVSVSRSNGMGSTIEITGESISVQVAPSVLHAVLAQAR encoded by the coding sequence GTGAACGAGCTCATCGACACCACAGAGATGTACCTGCGCACGATCTACGAGCTCGAGGAAGAGGGTGTCGTCCCGCTGCGCGCCCGCATCGCCGAGCGTCTCCAGCAGAGCGGCCCCACGGTCAGCCAGACGGTGGCCCGGATGGAGCGCGACGGCCTCGTCATCGTCGCCGACGACCGGCACCTCAAGCTCACCGACCACGGCCGTGAGCTGGCCATCGCGGTCATGCGCAAGCACCGGCTGGCCGAGCGCCTGCTGCTCGACGTGATCGGTCTCGAGTGGGAACACGTGCACAAGGAGGCGTGCCGCTGGGAGCACGTGATGAGCGAGGCGGTCGAGCGCAAGCTGGTCAAGCTGCTCAACAACCCCACCACCTCCCCGTACGGCAACCCCATCCCCGGCCTGGACAAGCTGGGTGCCGGTGACCCGGCCCCCGACGCCGAGTCCGACCTGGTCCGCCTGGACGAGTTCGCCCGCGCCGGCGGCGGCAAGGTGGAGATCCGCCGCATCGCCGAGCACGTCCAGCAGGACGAGACCCTGATGACCGAGCTGAACTCCGTCGGCCTGGTCCCGGGTCAGACGGTCAGCGTGAGCCGGTCCAACGGCATGGGTTCCACGATCGAGATCACCGGCGAGAGCATCAGCGTCCAGGTCGCTCCCTCGGTGCTGCACGCGGTTCTGGCGCAGGCCCGGTGA
- the galK gene encoding galactokinase, producing MSAATDAAATFRSLHGKEPFGVFSAPGRVNLIGEHTDYNDGFVLPFALPHRLAAAVAPRDDQRLTVATLGSDGRVQQADPMDIAMLEPGQLEGWAAYPAGVAWVLRSQGHDRGADIVLAGDVPTGAGLSSSAALECAVALALLGAAGEPDPDESRRTEIARLAQRAENEFVGVPTGVLDQTASMRCVDGCALFLDVRSGEIEQVPFDAEAAGLRVLVIDTRAKHTLAESGYGDRRRGTERAADLLGLKALRDIELDGLDHATARLPEELRPLVRHVVTENQRVLDVVALLKAGRLADIGPSLDASHVSMRDDYRISCRELDVAVEAARAAGALGARMTGGGFGGSAIALVPADDLAKVEANVKAEFERAELKAPRTFVAVPSPGARQDPPGTWG from the coding sequence GTGAGCGCGGCAACCGACGCCGCTGCCACCTTCCGCTCGCTCCACGGCAAGGAGCCCTTCGGGGTCTTCTCGGCCCCCGGCCGGGTGAACCTGATCGGTGAGCACACCGACTACAACGACGGTTTCGTGCTGCCGTTCGCCCTGCCGCACCGGCTCGCCGCCGCCGTCGCGCCCCGGGACGACCAGCGGCTCACCGTCGCGACCCTCGGCTCGGACGGGCGCGTGCAGCAGGCGGACCCGATGGACATCGCCATGCTGGAGCCAGGGCAGCTCGAAGGCTGGGCCGCCTATCCGGCCGGTGTCGCCTGGGTCCTGCGTTCGCAGGGCCACGACCGGGGCGCCGACATCGTGCTGGCCGGCGACGTGCCCACCGGTGCCGGGCTGTCCTCCTCCGCGGCGCTGGAATGCGCCGTGGCACTCGCCCTGCTCGGCGCGGCCGGTGAACCCGACCCCGACGAGAGCCGCCGCACCGAGATCGCCCGGCTCGCCCAGCGCGCCGAGAACGAGTTCGTCGGCGTGCCCACCGGCGTGCTCGACCAGACCGCCTCGATGCGCTGCGTCGACGGCTGCGCCCTGTTCCTGGACGTCCGCTCCGGCGAGATCGAGCAGGTGCCCTTCGACGCCGAAGCCGCCGGGCTGCGGGTGCTGGTGATCGACACCCGCGCCAAGCACACGCTCGCCGAGTCCGGCTACGGCGACCGCCGCCGCGGCACCGAGCGCGCCGCCGACCTGCTCGGTCTCAAGGCCCTGCGCGACATCGAGCTCGACGGCCTCGACCACGCGACGGCCCGGCTGCCGGAGGAACTGCGGCCGCTGGTCCGCCACGTGGTCACCGAGAACCAGCGCGTGCTGGACGTGGTCGCCCTGCTCAAGGCGGGTCGCCTGGCAGACATCGGCCCTTCGCTCGACGCCTCCCACGTGAGCATGCGCGACGACTACCGGATCTCGTGCCGCGAGCTCGACGTCGCCGTCGAAGCGGCCCGCGCGGCGGGCGCACTGGGTGCCCGCATGACCGGCGGCGGATTCGGCGGCTCGGCGATCGCCCTGGTGCCCGCGGACGACCTGGCGAAGGTCGAGGCGAACGTGAAGGCCGAGTTCGAGCGCGCGGAGCTGAAGGCACCCCGCACGTTCGTCGCCGTGCCCTCACCCGGCGCCCGCCAGGACCCACCCGGTACCTGGGGGTAA
- the galE gene encoding UDP-glucose 4-epimerase GalE, which produces MPTDNPNTPLKLVVTGGAGYVGSVCTQRLLEAGHQVVVVDDLSTGHADAVPDGARFIEGDAADTLRTLLAEGFDGVLHFAAKSLVGESMQDPARYWHGNVVTSLKLLDAMREHGTPRLVFSSTAATYGEPEVSPIAETAPTQPTNTYGATKLAVDNAITTYARAHGLAAVSLRYFNVAGAYGSIGERHSTETHLIPLVLQVVTGDRERIQIYGEDYPTEDGTAVRDYIHVADLADAHLLALRHATAGEHRIYNLGNGTGFSVRQVIEACREVTGHPVPAVVAPRRAGDPAVLVAASDRARAELGWQPQRADLTGIVADAWRFTQERRGAANPA; this is translated from the coding sequence ATGCCTACCGACAACCCGAACACGCCACTGAAGCTGGTCGTCACCGGCGGCGCCGGTTACGTGGGCAGCGTCTGCACCCAGCGGCTGCTCGAGGCAGGCCACCAGGTCGTGGTGGTGGACGACCTGTCCACCGGCCACGCCGACGCGGTCCCGGACGGCGCCCGCTTCATCGAGGGCGACGCCGCGGACACCCTGCGCACCCTGCTTGCCGAAGGCTTCGACGGCGTGCTGCACTTCGCCGCGAAGTCACTGGTGGGCGAGTCCATGCAGGACCCGGCCCGCTACTGGCACGGCAACGTGGTCACCTCCCTGAAGTTGCTGGACGCCATGCGCGAGCACGGCACCCCCCGGCTGGTTTTCTCCTCCACCGCGGCCACCTACGGCGAGCCGGAGGTGTCGCCGATCGCGGAGACCGCCCCCACCCAGCCGACGAACACCTACGGCGCCACCAAGCTGGCCGTGGACAACGCGATCACCACCTACGCGCGGGCCCACGGCCTGGCCGCGGTGAGCCTGCGTTACTTCAACGTGGCCGGTGCCTACGGCAGCATCGGCGAGCGGCACAGCACCGAGACCCACCTGATCCCGCTGGTGCTGCAGGTGGTCACCGGCGACCGCGAGCGCATCCAGATCTACGGCGAGGACTACCCCACCGAAGACGGCACCGCCGTGCGCGACTACATCCACGTCGCCGACCTCGCCGACGCCCACCTCCTCGCCCTGCGCCACGCCACCGCCGGCGAGCACCGCATCTACAACCTCGGCAACGGCACCGGCTTCTCCGTGCGACAGGTGATCGAGGCCTGCCGCGAGGTGACCGGCCACCCGGTGCCCGCCGTGGTCGCCCCACGCCGCGCCGGTGACCCCGCCGTCCTGGTCGCCGCCAGCGACCGGGCCCGCGCCGAGCTGGGCTGGCAGCCGCAGCGCGCCGACCTGACCGGCATCGTCGCCGACGCCTGGCGCTTCACCCAGGAACGCCGGGGCGCCGCGAACCCCGCCTGA
- a CDS encoding DUF4192 domain-containing protein yields MATSTKPAAQNDIRLSLGEDPGELIAAIAPLLGFRPADSAVLIVHKRDKGGEAGMIEQMVRCDLPPPEFALLAAGRFGPLVRGHAGATVVVIGGGTELASPEFVEALRATFAAAGAEEVHCLWTQEMRTGAPWRCYRDVDCRGVLPDLEGGRVAAVAARAGLVTYSSREASAARLNAADPAAVERRSRLFDEAADKAGPESSALSVEQGFTVVREAIRRTHRGDLKLSDEDVLQLVFALHHTEVRDACLALAVPPRSNTAEAAERLWLTLVRECPPPERAQFGTLLAFSVYLRGDGTFAGMAIDNALSADPGYLMAGLLSRAIDAMLPPERLADLGRADPALDLDLPDDPKEPRMS; encoded by the coding sequence ATGGCCACTTCCACCAAACCCGCAGCCCAGAACGACATCCGCCTCAGCCTCGGGGAAGACCCCGGTGAGCTGATCGCGGCCATCGCCCCGTTGCTCGGCTTCCGCCCGGCGGACTCCGCGGTGCTCATCGTGCACAAGCGCGACAAGGGCGGAGAGGCAGGAATGATCGAGCAAATGGTCAGATGTGACCTGCCCCCGCCCGAATTCGCCCTGCTCGCCGCGGGACGATTCGGTCCGCTCGTCCGCGGTCACGCGGGCGCCACCGTGGTCGTCATCGGCGGTGGTACCGAATTGGCCTCCCCGGAATTCGTCGAAGCGTTGCGCGCGACGTTCGCCGCGGCCGGCGCCGAGGAGGTGCATTGCCTGTGGACGCAGGAAATGCGTACCGGTGCACCCTGGCGGTGTTATCGGGATGTCGATTGCCGTGGTGTATTACCCGATCTCGAGGGCGGCAGGGTCGCGGCTGTGGCGGCCCGGGCCGGACTGGTCACCTACAGCAGCCGGGAAGCCAGTGCGGCCAGGCTTAACGCGGCCGATCCGGCGGCGGTCGAGCGCCGGTCGCGCCTGTTCGACGAGGCGGCCGACAAAGCCGGGCCGGAGTCGTCCGCGTTGAGCGTGGAGCAGGGCTTCACCGTGGTGCGGGAGGCGATCCGCCGCACCCACCGCGGCGACCTCAAACTGTCCGATGAGGACGTTCTCCAGCTGGTTTTCGCTTTGCATCACACGGAAGTGCGAGATGCCTGCCTCGCGCTGGCCGTGCCACCGCGGAGCAACACCGCGGAGGCGGCCGAGCGGCTGTGGCTGACGCTCGTCCGCGAATGCCCGCCGCCGGAACGCGCGCAGTTCGGCACCCTGCTCGCGTTCAGCGTCTACCTGCGTGGCGATGGGACCTTCGCCGGTATGGCCATCGACAACGCGTTGTCCGCCGACCCCGGTTACCTGATGGCCGGCCTGCTCTCCCGGGCGATCGACGCCATGTTGCCACCGGAGCGCCTCGCCGACCTGGGCCGAGCGGATCCGGCTCTCGACCTCGACCTGCCGGACGACCCGAAGGAGCCCCGAATGTCCTGA
- a CDS encoding M23 family metallopeptidase: MSVWRRLAAVTATIALPALGLVAAQGTASAAPNFQVPFKCGVTVTAATFSGHSPANSVDFQKSGITGMPVVASAAGKVTVVGNTGSTSYGRWIEIDHGSGWRTRYAHLSSQEVSVGQQVALGKQIGKAGATGGVTGPHLHFEQRLNGVAQKAKLNGVAVPYYGHTNFTSKNNCGGGGNNPYTPEQVCGTGFDVVDSANLGTSGTAYLLYNAGNANNCVATLKSVSLGTASATSAFLEVEGSARVTDSGNFTYYAGPVKKAAEKTCVKWGGSVGSASYTSPFEHCG; the protein is encoded by the coding sequence ATGTCAGTGTGGAGACGGCTCGCGGCGGTGACCGCCACGATCGCGTTGCCGGCGCTGGGACTGGTGGCGGCGCAGGGCACCGCCTCGGCGGCGCCCAACTTCCAGGTGCCGTTCAAGTGCGGCGTCACCGTCACCGCGGCCACGTTCAGCGGGCACAGCCCGGCGAACTCGGTCGACTTCCAGAAGTCCGGTATCACCGGCATGCCGGTGGTCGCCTCGGCGGCGGGCAAGGTGACCGTGGTCGGCAACACGGGATCCACCAGTTACGGCCGGTGGATCGAGATCGATCACGGAAGCGGCTGGCGTACCCGGTACGCGCATCTTTCCTCCCAGGAGGTGTCGGTCGGCCAGCAGGTGGCGCTGGGCAAGCAGATCGGCAAGGCGGGCGCGACCGGCGGCGTGACCGGCCCGCACCTGCACTTCGAACAGCGGCTGAACGGGGTGGCGCAGAAGGCGAAGCTGAACGGCGTCGCGGTGCCGTACTACGGCCACACGAACTTCACCAGCAAGAACAACTGCGGTGGCGGCGGGAACAACCCGTACACCCCCGAGCAGGTCTGCGGCACGGGCTTCGACGTGGTCGACTCCGCCAATCTGGGCACCTCGGGCACGGCGTATCTCCTTTACAACGCGGGCAATGCGAACAACTGCGTGGCTACGCTGAAATCGGTTTCGCTCGGCACGGCCTCGGCCACCTCGGCGTTCCTCGAAGTCGAAGGCTCGGCAAGGGTGACCGATTCGGGCAACTTCACCTACTACGCGGGCCCGGTGAAGAAGGCCGCTGAGAAAACCTGCGTCAAATGGGGTGGCTCGGTCGGTTCGGCCAGCTACACGAGCCCTTTCGAACACTGCGGCTGA